A portion of the Psilocybe cubensis strain MGC-MH-2018 chromosome Unknown contig1, whole genome shotgun sequence genome contains these proteins:
- a CDS encoding Transcription elongation factor SPT5, producing the protein MSSYKRRRLDSLGNRTDINPFIDIEAAVSDDDESSEELDYEGGQLLNDNDEYSEDEERVAHSRLYHAMQNTDNADEWSDLLPMLLPSRMKIRPDNDIEPSSSRELIQKYGNPQPGGLGDNNYMPSATDIMYEIGCKVGREKAVAFKIMQMSTNPTFPIILARSVFAQSSIPGRIYVEAPSMQHAHTLACLVRELNPTHLVRLSSERCMEILSHPPPSRPEDQSWVKVAGKRKAWTTYANATGLVFTFQGRKSVVLIPRPPDNIKKSHLDRIFQDGFIITDFDAIDLKYLSNVLPTSSELEQFRECPFVTTETLAQASKAISMTRLKRYDRVKIIGGEYLGLFGTVKSVSDAEVEVHIPSQGITQAVALHDLRAAFQIGDSVEVVEGDHKDLHGWVSDFDGRSVCIIAPEHEREVIVPIHTVIFYVPPAHATLRPRKRHSSKLGERDHNDVYIGLSVIVVGNNTFKGYYGIVKSTTPDGFADVELEARNQRVERIKISHLIIHNREHINSAQDPGPSGGATPMPSTVASFLSPAWNPYSAIPVHSAVEIAELPSTVAHWLDTKYDKLKGLRLKVVDKSKGDHQVAMELLSLTDDTAHLALLGRTLTLPKSVLFPIHPVKKDDFVTPLEGDSMGIIFRIRSIDKDICVVHKYPVTRMKRGDTFPTFPTTSLIQIFPPSRGVKVVNM; encoded by the exons ATGTCTAGTTATAAACGCAGACGACTTGACAGCCTAGGCAACCGCACA GACATTAATCCCTTCATAGACATTGAAGCAGCGgtttccgatgatgatgaaagttcggaagagcttgatTATGAAGGGGGCCAACTAC TGAATGATAACGATGAATActctgaggatgaggaacgtGTTGCACACTCTCGGCTATATCATGCCATGCAAAATACAGATAACGCTGATGAATGGAGCGATTTGTTGCCCATGCTTCTGCCTTCACGCATGAAAATTCGTCCTGACAATGATATAGAGCCATCTAGTTCACGAGAACTTATACAGAAATATGGCAATCCCCAACCAGGAGGACTTGGTGATAATAATTATATGCCTTCCGCGACTGATATCATGTATGAAATAGGTTGCAAG GTTGGACGCGAAAAGGCCGTCGCTTTCAAAATTATGCAGATGTCAACGAACCCTACATTTCCCATCATCCTTGCCCGGTCTGTCTTCGCTCAATCCTCAATTCCTGGGAGAATCTACGTCGAGGCGCCATCAATGCAACATGCGCATACGTTAGCCTGCCTCGTTAGAGAGCTTAATCCGACACATTTAGTTAGGCTATCCTCGGAGAGATGTATGGAGATCCTATCTCATCCCCCACCCTCACGCCCTGAAGACCAATCGTGGGTcaaggttgctggaaagcGTAAGGCTTGGACGACCTACGCAAATGCTACCGGCCTTGTGTTCACATTCCAGGGTCGGAAAAGTGTTGTTCTTATCCCCAGACCTCCggacaacatcaagaaatcgCACCTCGACAGGATATTCCAGGATGGATTTATTATCACGGATTTCGACGCCATCGATctcaaatatctttccaatgTCCTCCCAACATCGTCCGAGTTGGAGCAATTTCGCGAGTGTCCATTTGTAACGACGGAGACCTTAGCGCAAGCCTCGAAAGCCATCTCCATGACTCGACTGAAACGATATGATCGAGTCAAAATTATTGGTGGAGAATACTTAGGTCTTTTTGGAACGGTCAAGAGTGTTTCTGACGCTGAGGTGGAAGTGCACATCCCCTCCCAAGGTATAACACAAGCAGTTGCACTACACGATCTACGTGCAGCTTTCCAGATAGGCGATAGTgttgaagtcgttgaagggGATCACAAAGATCTCCATGGATGGGTGTCAGACTTTGATGGAAGATCTGTTTGTATTATCGCCCCAGAGCACGAACGCGAA GTCATTGTGCCCATCCACACAGTCATATTCTACGTCCCCCCTGCCCATGCTACTCTTCGCCCGCGAAAGCGTCATTCGTCAAAGCTTGGAGAAAGAGACCACAACGACGTCTATATAGGTTTGAGtgtcatcgttgtcgggaATAATACATTCAAGGGGTACTATGGCATCGTTAAAAGCACTACCCCCGACGGCTTTGCAGACGTTGAGCTGGAAGCTCGTAACCAGAGGGTGGAACGTATTAAAATATCACATTTAATTATACA CAACCGAGAACATATAAATTCCGCTCAAGACCCCGGGCCTTCTGGTGGAGCAACTCCAATGCCGTCCACAGTAGCAAGTTTTCTGTCTCCTGCATGGAATCCGTATTCAGCAATACCTGTACACTCGGCGGTGGAAATCGCAGAACTACCCTCAACCGTCGCTCACTGGCTAGATACGAAATACGATAAGCTGAAAGGATTACGATTAAAAGTCGTAGACAAATCCAAGGGCGACCATCAAGTGGCGATGGAACTTCTCAGCCTTACCGACGATACTGCCCACCTAGCATTACTGGGACGTACACTGACATTACCGAAATCAGTGttgtttccaattcatcCTGTAAAAAAGGACGACTTCGTTACACCGCTTGAGGGCGATTCAATGGGGATTATATTCAGGATACGATCAATAGACAAGGATATTTGCGTTGTACATAAATATCCCGTTACTCGTATGAAACGCGGTGATACATTCCCAACTTTTCCGACAACATCTTTGATTCAAATCTTCCCCCCGTCCCGTGGTGTCAAAGTTGTAAATATGTAG